The DNA segment CGGTCGCTCGCGCTGCTCGACGGCGAGCCCGTCGCGGCCCCCGAGTACGACCAGGCGACCGAGCTCGCCGTCCGGCACTTCCAGCAGGTCCGCGGGCTGTCCGTCGACGGCCGGGTGGGCGACGAGACCTACCGGGCGCTGAACGAGGCGCGCTGGTCGCTGGGCGACCGGCTGCTGCGCTACGACCCGGAGCACCCGGCCCGCGGCGACGACGTCCGCCGGCTGCAGGAGCTGCTCCTCGAGCTCGGCTACGACGCCGGCCGCGCCGACGGCATCCTGGGCGCCGAGACCGAGTCCGGGCTGCGCAGCTTCCAGCGCGACTACGGCCTGACCGCCGACGGCACCTGCGGTCCGGCCACCCTGCGCGCGCTCAAGCAGCTCGGCCGCCGGGTCACCGGCGGTCGCCCGCAGCTGCTCCGGCAGAGCGCCTCGATGGTGGAGTCCGGCTCGCACCTGATCGGCCGGGTCATCGTCATCGACCCCGGTCACGGCGGCGGGGACACCGGCTACACCGCGGGGGAGACCACCGAGGCCGACCTCGTCTTCGACCTGGCCTCCCGGATCGAGGGCCGACTGGCCGCCGCGGGCGCCACCGTCTACCTGACCCGCGGCCGCACCGGCGACCCCGTCGTCGGCGACCGGACGGCGTTCGCCAACGAGACCCGCGCCGACCTGTTCCTCTCCCTGCACATGGAGGCGCACGGCTCGGCGCACGCCCGGGGCGTGGCCAGCTACTACTACGGCACCGGGTCCGGGGCGAGCTCCACGGTGGGCGAGGAGTTCGCCAACCTGGTCCGGCGCGAGGTCATCGCCCGCACCGGGATGCTCGACTGCGGCTCGCACCCCAAGACCTGGGACATCCTGCGGATGACCCGGATGCCCGCCGTCCGGATCGACTGCGGCTACCTGTCGCACCCGGTCGACCGGCTGCTGCTGCTCGACGCCCGCACCCGGAGCACGGTGGCGCAGGCCGTGGTCGCCGCCGTCCAGCGGCTGTTCCTGCCCGCCGACGCCGACCCGGCGACCGGCACGTTCCTGCTGCCGCCGCGGTTGAGCTCGCCCACCGCGTGACGCGCCGGGGCGCGCCGGGGACGGACCGGTCCGGCTGCGCCGCTTAGACTCCTGGGGGTGACCCCTCCTGTGCCCGACCCCGCGGTCGGAACCGGTCAGGCCGGGGCGTACTCCAGCGGTGCGTCCCCGCACGTCTCCCCGCGGCACCCGCGGCTGGACCCCCTGGCAGACCGGTACGCAGCACGCACCCACGGGATGAAGAGCTCGGAGATCCGGGCGCTGTTCTCCGTGGTCAGCCGGCCCGAGGTCGTCTCGCTGGCCGGCGGCATGCCGGCGGTCACCGCGCTGCCGCTGGACGCGGTCGGCTCGATGATCGGCGAGCTGGTGTCCGGGATGGGCGCGCAGACGCTGCAGTACGGCTCCGGCCAGGGCGACCCGCGGTTGCGCGAGCGGATCTGCGACGTGATGGCCCTGGAGGGCATCACCGACGCGCGGCCCAGCGAGGTCGTCGTCACCGTCGGCTCCCAGCAGGGGCTGGACCTGGTCACCCGGGTGTTCGTCGACCCGGGCGACGTCATCCTCGCCGAGGCGCCGTCCTACGTGGGTGCCCTCGGCGTCTTCCAGGCCGCGCAGGCGCAGGTCCGGCACGTCGCCATGGACGACGACGGGCTGATCCCGGAGGCGCTGGAGCAGGCGCTGCTGGAGTGCCGGGCCCGCGGCGAGCGGGTCAAGTTCCTCTACACCGTGCCGAACTTCCACAACCCGGCCGGCATCACCCTCTCCGAGCCCCGCCGCGAGCGGGTCATCGCGATCGCCGAGCAGTACGACCTGCTGGTCATCGAGGACAACCCGTACGGGCTGCTGGGCTTCAATCACGAGCCGATGCGCGCGCTGCGGGCCCGCAACGAGGAGCGGGTCATCTACCTCGGCTCGTTCTCCAAGACCTTCTCCCCGGGGCTGCGGGTCGGCTGGGTGCTG comes from the Modestobacter italicus genome and includes:
- a CDS encoding N-acetylmuramoyl-L-alanine amidase, which translates into the protein MDVLRPGSTGPVVAEVQAVLRSLALLDGEPVAAPEYDQATELAVRHFQQVRGLSVDGRVGDETYRALNEARWSLGDRLLRYDPEHPARGDDVRRLQELLLELGYDAGRADGILGAETESGLRSFQRDYGLTADGTCGPATLRALKQLGRRVTGGRPQLLRQSASMVESGSHLIGRVIVIDPGHGGGDTGYTAGETTEADLVFDLASRIEGRLAAAGATVYLTRGRTGDPVVGDRTAFANETRADLFLSLHMEAHGSAHARGVASYYYGTGSGASSTVGEEFANLVRREVIARTGMLDCGSHPKTWDILRMTRMPAVRIDCGYLSHPVDRLLLLDARTRSTVAQAVVAAVQRLFLPADADPATGTFLLPPRLSSPTA
- a CDS encoding PLP-dependent aminotransferase family protein, with protein sequence MTPPVPDPAVGTGQAGAYSSGASPHVSPRHPRLDPLADRYAARTHGMKSSEIRALFSVVSRPEVVSLAGGMPAVTALPLDAVGSMIGELVSGMGAQTLQYGSGQGDPRLRERICDVMALEGITDARPSEVVVTVGSQQGLDLVTRVFVDPGDVILAEAPSYVGALGVFQAAQAQVRHVAMDDDGLIPEALEQALLECRARGERVKFLYTVPNFHNPAGITLSEPRRERVIAIAEQYDLLVIEDNPYGLLGFNHEPMRALRARNEERVIYLGSFSKTFSPGLRVGWVLAPLAVREKLVLATEAQVLCPPSLTQYAVARYLDTQPWREQIKVFTELYRERRDATLESLTALMPPGTTWTRPDGGFYVWLKLPHGLDAKLMQPRAVAAHVAYVPGIGFYADGQGQEYMRLSYCYPEPDRIREGVRRLARVIEAELDLHSTFDAVDTGTFRAVSTPPPPVIGPANADEDSHP